The following coding sequences are from one Granulicella sp. L56 window:
- the coaBC gene encoding bifunctional phosphopantothenoylcysteine decarboxylase/phosphopantothenate--cysteine ligase CoaBC, with amino-acid sequence MCAQRLKVTVGVSGGIAAYKSVELVRLLQDAGYDPHVVMTRAAEEFVRPLTFAAITGHKVITSLWSEDAGVGSEADESGIEHINEAQTTQALIVAPATAHVLAKFAHGLADDFLSTMYLATTAPVIMAPAMNVTMWDHPATRANVETLRARGVTFIEPGSGYLACGMVGGGRLADNTAILATLQSVLASANISTNDLTGETVIVTAGGTREAIDPVRFIGNRSSGRMGFALAEAAQRRGARVILIAAPTTIAPPAGCEVICVTSAAEMQAAALQRLNEATIVVMAAAVSDYTVKNATQKLKRDGARTLELEPTADILREISTRRNPGTLVIGFAAETEDILANGRAKLERKGVDAIVVNDVSSPHLGFDSKNNAGTILTKDHEVAIPPTTKAAMAERILDEIKRLRTLPTS; translated from the coding sequence ATGTGCGCCCAGCGCCTGAAGGTCACAGTCGGAGTCTCGGGAGGCATCGCCGCTTATAAATCGGTGGAGTTGGTGCGTCTGCTGCAGGACGCAGGCTACGATCCCCATGTCGTCATGACCCGCGCCGCCGAGGAGTTCGTGCGTCCCCTGACCTTCGCCGCCATCACCGGCCACAAGGTCATCACCAGCCTCTGGAGCGAAGACGCCGGAGTTGGCTCCGAAGCAGACGAATCCGGCATCGAGCACATCAACGAGGCGCAAACCACGCAGGCGCTCATCGTCGCACCAGCCACCGCGCATGTGCTCGCCAAATTCGCCCACGGCCTCGCCGACGACTTCCTCTCGACCATGTATCTCGCGACCACCGCCCCCGTCATCATGGCTCCCGCGATGAACGTGACCATGTGGGACCACCCTGCCACCCGCGCCAACGTAGAAACCCTCCGCGCTCGCGGCGTCACCTTCATCGAGCCCGGCAGCGGCTATCTCGCCTGCGGCATGGTCGGCGGCGGCCGCCTCGCCGACAACACGGCAATCCTCGCAACGCTGCAATCAGTCCTCGCCTCAGCCAACATTTCAACCAACGACCTCACAGGCGAAACCGTCATCGTCACCGCCGGAGGAACCCGCGAGGCAATCGACCCAGTGCGCTTCATCGGCAACCGCTCCAGCGGGCGCATGGGCTTCGCCCTCGCCGAAGCCGCGCAGCGTCGCGGTGCCCGCGTCATCCTCATCGCAGCGCCCACCACCATCGCTCCCCCGGCAGGCTGCGAGGTCATCTGCGTCACCTCCGCCGCCGAGATGCAGGCAGCCGCATTGCAGCGCCTCAACGAAGCCACCATCGTCGTCATGGCAGCGGCCGTAAGCGACTACACCGTCAAGAACGCAACCCAAAAGCTGAAGCGCGACGGAGCCCGCACCCTCGAGCTCGAACCCACCGCCGATATCCTGCGCGAGATCTCCACGCGCAGAAATCCCGGAACGCTGGTCATCGGCTTCGCCGCCGAGACCGAAGACATCCTCGCCAACGGACGCGCCAAGCTCGAGCGCAAAGGCGTGGACGCCATCGTCGTCAACGACGTCTCCTCCCCCCACCTCGGCTTCGACTCCAAAAACAATGCAGGCACCATCCTGACCAAAGACCACGAAGTAGCAATCCCTCCCACCACTAAAGCCGCCATGGCCGAGCGAATCCTCGACGAGATCAAAAGACTGCGCACCCTGCCTACCTCTTAA
- the panB gene encoding 3-methyl-2-oxobutanoate hydroxymethyltransferase has product MSLTTFRPSAPERTAGDLKLSPKVTVPSLLDKKLSRQPITVVTAYDYASARLVDEAGLDIILVGDSLAMVMQGHENTLAITMDEMLLYTRGVRRAVRRALLVSDMPFGSYHVDDREGVANALRFVKEAGAEAVKVEGGRERTALVRRIVDAQVPVMGHLGLTPQSVHRMGGYKVQGKTLAAIEDLRADALALEDAGCFAIVLEGVPRELARIVTAELHIPTIGIGAGPDCDGQVLVLHDMMTMTFSPPAKFVRRYADVSTVMREALGNYKRDVETRQFPSDAESYHLSQEMRDRIASLAEKAG; this is encoded by the coding sequence ATGAGTCTGACCACGTTTCGCCCCTCCGCCCCCGAGCGCACGGCCGGAGATCTCAAGTTGTCTCCCAAAGTCACCGTTCCCTCCCTCCTCGACAAAAAGCTCTCCCGCCAGCCCATCACCGTGGTCACGGCATACGACTACGCCAGCGCCCGCCTCGTCGATGAGGCCGGGCTCGATATCATCCTCGTCGGCGACTCGCTGGCCATGGTCATGCAGGGCCACGAGAACACGCTGGCCATCACCATGGACGAGATGCTGCTCTACACTCGAGGCGTCCGCCGCGCCGTCCGCCGCGCCCTGCTCGTCTCCGACATGCCCTTCGGCAGCTACCACGTCGACGACCGCGAGGGCGTAGCCAACGCCCTCCGCTTCGTGAAAGAAGCTGGAGCCGAGGCCGTCAAGGTCGAAGGCGGCCGAGAGCGCACCGCGCTGGTGCGCCGCATCGTCGACGCGCAGGTCCCGGTCATGGGCCACCTTGGCCTCACCCCACAGAGCGTCCATCGCATGGGCGGCTACAAGGTGCAAGGCAAAACTCTCGCTGCAATCGAAGACCTGCGCGCCGACGCCCTCGCGCTCGAAGACGCAGGCTGCTTCGCCATCGTGCTCGAAGGCGTCCCCCGCGAGCTGGCCAGGATCGTCACCGCAGAGTTGCACATCCCCACCATCGGCATCGGCGCCGGGCCCGACTGCGACGGCCAGGTCCTTGTGCTGCACGACATGATGACCATGACCTTCTCTCCCCCGGCCAAGTTCGTCCGCCGCTATGCCGACGTCTCCACCGTGATGCGCGAGGCCCTCGGCAACTACAAACGCGACGTCGAAACGCGCCAGTTTCCCTCCGACGCCGAGAGCTACCACCTCTCACAGGAGATGCGCGACCGCATAGCCTCACTCGCCGAAAAAGCAGGCTAA